One stretch of candidate division WOR-3 bacterium DNA includes these proteins:
- a CDS encoding sulfurtransferase: MPEALLARLRCDRVEGDDRAREPPGSGEQHQGRGENSPTCRSGRRPQARTDAACAACQVRSQPKAHGRHPLNQSPHYGAQPARECRIPDIADPNRDPPMRPGDAHRSPLVIARTTSLVKPGLLDCSLPGVYHLCMKSSDLPPHSLSKANRGRSRRLAALLLVLAGVGSAVAATSDLIKTTEWLAANLDRPDVRIVDLRYGIEFYWQAHVPGAVHLYPDVLTWPENGAAAKPISPEVFAQVLGRLGITDTTTVVAYSEVIDSLSPYLTWMLDYIGHKRQVLIAGELDRWRTEGRPLSQDYARTQTTVYRLPAELNAGIRARLSDVKAALGDKKTVILDVRSPAMFSGDAGYNKRRGHIPGSINRPWLRDLTGEYTWRDTAELRKEYKQLGVTPDKRVIITCTRGYRSTTTYVTLKHLLGYPNVAVYDGSFSEWSDAAELPVATGPK, translated from the coding sequence ATGCCTGAAGCTCTCCTGGCCCGACTGCGGTGCGACCGCGTCGAAGGTGACGACCGCGCCCGAGAGCCTCCCGGCTCCGGCGAACAGCACCAGGGCCGCGGCGAGAACAGCCCGACCTGCCGGTCCGGCCGCCGCCCTCAGGCCCGGACAGACGCGGCCTGTGCAGCATGTCAGGTACGGAGCCAGCCGAAAGCACACGGTCGACATCCTCTCAATCAGTCTCCTCACTATGGCGCGCAGCCGGCAAGGGAATGCCGGATTCCGGACATAGCCGACCCGAATCGCGATCCGCCGATGCGCCCCGGAGACGCGCATCGCTCACCACTAGTGATAGCACGAACTACATCCCTTGTCAAGCCGGGACTGCTTGACTGCTCACTGCCCGGCGTCTATCATCTCTGCATGAAAAGCAGCGATTTACCGCCTCACTCCCTGTCGAAAGCCAACCGCGGCCGCAGCCGGCGCCTGGCGGCTCTCCTCCTGGTATTGGCCGGGGTCGGATCAGCTGTCGCCGCGACCTCTGACCTGATAAAGACAACCGAGTGGCTTGCCGCCAACCTGGATCGCCCTGACGTCAGAATAGTCGACCTGCGCTACGGAATCGAATTCTACTGGCAGGCGCATGTGCCGGGCGCAGTTCACCTCTACCCCGACGTGCTGACCTGGCCGGAGAACGGGGCCGCGGCGAAGCCGATATCACCGGAGGTCTTCGCGCAGGTGCTCGGTCGCCTGGGCATCACCGACACGACGACCGTGGTAGCCTACTCGGAGGTGATCGACTCGCTCTCTCCCTACCTGACCTGGATGCTCGACTACATAGGGCACAAACGGCAGGTCCTGATTGCCGGAGAACTTGACCGGTGGCGGACTGAAGGTCGGCCCCTGAGCCAGGACTACGCCCGGACCCAGACAACGGTCTACCGGCTGCCGGCGGAACTGAACGCAGGTATCAGGGCGAGGCTGAGCGACGTCAAGGCCGCGCTCGGCGACAAGAAGACGGTCATCCTTGATGTCAGGTCGCCGGCCATGTTCAGTGGAGACGCAGGTTACAACAAACGTCGCGGACACATCCCCGGCTCCATCAACCGGCCGTGGCTGCGCGACCTCACGGGTGAATACACCTGGCGTGACACGGCCGAACTCCGGAAAGAATACAAGCAGTTGGGCGTTACGCCGGACAAGCGGGTCATCATCACCTGCACCCGTGGCTACCGTTCCACCACCACGTACGTGACCCTGAAGCACCTGCTGGGATACCCGAACGTCGCGGTCTACGACGGCAGCTTCAGTGAGTGGTCCGATGCCGCCGAGCTGCCGGTGGCTACCGGGCCGAAATAG
- a CDS encoding TVP38/TMEM64 family protein has product MAEPSSSGSPMPGEAVNRPAAPPPHTVGQRVTMVFTVAALAAIAALLVFAGGSVLRYFREPEQLRVLVRSWGAWAPVGIIVLQVVQIAVAPLPGNAMSFAAGYALGLWPTVVWLMVGVMLGAAVDFLLIRLLGRRLLRYFLPPDRLAKLDAKVLRRGTFYIFLLLLVPNPIGDWVYYLAGLTSMPLPVFLGLVFIGRLPSNLLECAVGASATHFGWREWAIVGLTAAILGLLYWQNRGRIEAALDRFSSRRKTAVRP; this is encoded by the coding sequence ATGGCGGAGCCGTCCTCGTCGGGTAGTCCCATGCCTGGCGAAGCGGTGAACCGTCCGGCCGCGCCGCCGCCGCACACCGTGGGGCAGAGGGTGACGATGGTCTTCACGGTTGCGGCGCTGGCGGCCATAGCGGCACTGCTCGTCTTTGCCGGCGGCTCGGTTTTGCGGTACTTCCGGGAGCCGGAGCAACTGCGCGTGCTCGTGCGGAGCTGGGGCGCCTGGGCACCGGTCGGCATCATAGTGCTGCAGGTCGTGCAGATCGCCGTGGCACCGCTGCCCGGCAACGCGATGTCGTTCGCCGCCGGCTACGCGCTCGGGTTGTGGCCGACCGTGGTCTGGCTGATGGTCGGCGTCATGCTGGGTGCTGCCGTCGACTTCCTGCTCATCAGGTTGCTCGGACGCAGGTTGCTCAGGTACTTCCTGCCGCCCGACCGACTGGCCAAGCTCGACGCCAAGGTGCTGCGCCGCGGGACGTTCTACATCTTCCTGCTGCTGCTCGTGCCTAACCCGATTGGGGACTGGGTCTACTATCTTGCCGGTCTGACGTCCATGCCGTTGCCGGTGTTTCTCGGCCTGGTCTTCATCGGCCGGCTACCGTCGAACCTGCTCGAGTGCGCGGTCGGGGCAAGCGCCACGCACTTCGGTTGGCGCGAGTGGGCGATTGTCGGGCTGACCGCGGCCATCCTCGGGCTGCTCTATTGGCAGAACCGCGGCCGCATCGAGGCGGCGCTGGACCGATTCAGCAGCCGGCGCAAAACGGCTGTCCGTCCCTGA
- a CDS encoding SDR family oxidoreductase, whose amino-acid sequence MVGIDLAGRVALVTGGSRGLGRAAALALARAGAEVAVNYVRDAKAAREVARRCQALGVRAVPLQADVASSAGVKRLFAGVRRQLGRLDIMVANAGIWKGAAIERMTNRQLAETLDLNVRGVFYCCREAVPLLRQAGGGRIILVASTAGQRGEAFHSHYAASKGAVISLTKSLAPELAVDHILVNCIAPGWFDTDMSRPSLGRHAARAQVLATIPLRRVGRPEEFAGAVLYLASDLSTFVTGEILNVNGGAVLVG is encoded by the coding sequence ATGGTCGGGATTGACCTCGCGGGCCGCGTTGCGCTGGTGACCGGCGGCAGCCGGGGACTGGGCCGAGCCGCGGCGCTGGCGCTGGCGCGGGCCGGCGCCGAAGTGGCGGTCAACTATGTGCGCGACGCGAAGGCGGCCCGCGAAGTTGCCCGGCGTTGCCAGGCGCTCGGAGTCCGGGCGGTCCCGCTGCAGGCGGACGTTGCTTCATCCGCCGGCGTCAAGCGGCTGTTTGCGGGCGTCAGACGGCAGTTGGGACGACTCGACATCATGGTGGCCAACGCCGGCATCTGGAAGGGCGCGGCCATCGAGAGGATGACCAACCGGCAGCTCGCGGAGACGCTCGACCTCAACGTCCGAGGCGTCTTCTACTGTTGCCGCGAAGCAGTGCCGCTGCTGCGCCAGGCCGGAGGCGGGCGCATCATCCTTGTCGCCTCGACCGCCGGCCAGCGCGGGGAGGCATTCCATTCGCACTACGCAGCCAGCAAGGGCGCTGTCATCAGCCTGACCAAGTCGCTGGCGCCGGAGCTCGCCGTCGACCACATCCTGGTCAATTGCATCGCGCCGGGCTGGTTCGATACCGACATGTCGCGGCCCAGCCTGGGCCGACACGCTGCGCGCGCACAGGTCCTGGCAACCATCCCGCTGCGCCGGGTCGGCCGGCCCGAGGAGTTCGCGGGCGCGGTGCTCTACCTTGCTTCCGATCTCTCAACTTTTGTCACGGGTGAGATCCTCAACGTCAATGGCGGAGCCGTCCTCGTCGGGTAG
- a CDS encoding aminotransferase class V-fold PLP-dependent enzyme, whose product MTDARLKAFRELFPVTRRYVYLNHASNGSLATPVVQAMQGYIERCSLHGEVPYPEAEAVVEDCREKAARLMGVRADEIAFVKSTSAGAIIAIGSIEWGPGDNLVMMKDAFPTNTYPFHYLLPHVEKRYVTSGELAQGPECIYRLVDRHTRAIAIDWVHFLNGVRADIGAIARFCRTRAIYVLIDAMQGLGAVDQSFGELGIDFVYTGGGKWLLGPQGSGILYVNAAILTKLKPANLGWLSAQWEGFNDIYTRKPMKPGASRFEEGTKNYIGIYGLRESLRILLDAGRSEVAERVRAHVQLLRRRLGERGFETLTPADQQRHAGVVDACKPGADMAALFARLKEQGFILSLRENRLRIAPHFYNTEDEIERFCAALQEQRTGASRGSGVRPEPPNP is encoded by the coding sequence GTGACTGACGCGCGACTCAAGGCATTCCGGGAACTCTTCCCGGTCACGCGCCGCTACGTCTACCTGAACCACGCCTCAAACGGTTCGCTGGCAACGCCGGTTGTCCAGGCGATGCAGGGGTACATCGAGCGGTGCAGCCTGCACGGCGAGGTGCCCTATCCCGAAGCCGAGGCGGTAGTCGAGGACTGCCGCGAAAAGGCGGCGCGACTTATGGGCGTGCGCGCGGACGAGATTGCGTTCGTCAAGAGTACTTCGGCCGGCGCCATAATCGCCATCGGTTCCATCGAATGGGGGCCCGGTGACAACCTGGTGATGATGAAGGACGCTTTCCCGACCAATACCTACCCGTTCCACTATCTGCTGCCGCACGTCGAGAAGCGCTACGTGACCAGCGGGGAGCTAGCCCAGGGGCCCGAGTGCATATACCGGCTCGTGGACCGGCACACGCGGGCAATCGCCATTGACTGGGTCCACTTCCTGAACGGCGTGCGGGCCGACATCGGGGCGATCGCCAGGTTCTGCCGCACGCGCGCCATCTACGTCCTGATTGACGCGATGCAGGGGCTGGGCGCCGTGGACCAGAGCTTCGGCGAGCTGGGCATAGACTTCGTCTACACAGGCGGCGGCAAGTGGCTGCTTGGTCCCCAGGGCAGCGGGATACTCTACGTCAACGCGGCGATTCTGACAAAGCTCAAACCGGCCAACCTCGGCTGGCTGTCGGCGCAGTGGGAGGGCTTCAACGACATATACACCCGCAAGCCGATGAAGCCGGGCGCGAGCCGGTTCGAGGAGGGGACCAAGAACTACATCGGCATCTACGGCCTGCGCGAGTCGCTGCGCATCCTGCTCGACGCCGGTCGGAGCGAGGTGGCGGAGCGAGTGCGGGCGCACGTGCAACTGCTGCGTCGGCGACTCGGGGAAAGGGGCTTTGAAACGCTGACCCCGGCCGACCAGCAGCGCCACGCCGGAGTGGTCGATGCCTGCAAGCCGGGCGCCGACATGGCCGCTCTCTTCGCGCGGCTGAAAGAGCAAGGCTTCATCCTTTCGCTGCGCGAGAACCGCCTGCGCATTGCTCCGCACTTCTACAACACCGAAGATGAGATCGAACGCTTCTGCGCCGCCCTGCAGGAGCAACGGACCGGCGCGTCCCGGGGCTCCGGGGTCAGGCCAGAACCCCCGAACCCTTGA